One region of Paucibacter aquatile genomic DNA includes:
- a CDS encoding AMP-binding protein — translation MPAIPTDHLALQRFYLLERTQAERVTLTQPMGQGQTQEFTWAQVGDQVRRMAAHLQALGQDQGWEPGAKVAILSKNCAWWLFSDLAIWMAGYVSVPLYPTLAPDTIRQILEHSEARACFIGKLDGWEGMKPGVPATMPCISYPLSPDDAKKSYEGWDAICARTAPLQGEPVRAAEDLATLIYTSGTTGAPKGVMHSFGNFAWAMSTALKRIPMGPEDRLLSYLPLAHVVERVLIEHGWLRTGFAVYFAESLDTFTLDLQRARPTIFFSVPRLWVKFQQGIQAKMPQKKLDLLLSLPLIGGLVRRKILKALGLDQARVCAGGAAPMPVPLLEWYRKLGLAICEGYGMTENLAISHITVPGQNQIGTVGPAFEGVEARLDPDSGELLVRTPATMSGYYKEAELTRQAFTEDGWLRTGDKGQFDGRGCLRITGRVKDLFKTSKGKYVAPAPIEDRLGAHPAVEACVVTGANMGQPVGVVMLSQNAIEHSANETDRAALVQSLSEHLASVNSQLDPHEQLDCLVAVKTPWTVDNGFITPTFKVKRNRVDEVYGPQLESWVNKRKKVVFGD, via the coding sequence ATGCCCGCCATCCCCACCGACCACCTGGCCCTGCAGCGTTTCTACCTGCTGGAGCGAACCCAAGCCGAACGCGTCACGCTGACCCAGCCCATGGGCCAGGGCCAGACGCAAGAGTTCACCTGGGCCCAAGTAGGCGACCAGGTGCGGCGCATGGCCGCCCACCTCCAAGCCCTGGGCCAGGACCAAGGCTGGGAGCCCGGCGCCAAGGTCGCCATCCTGTCCAAGAACTGTGCCTGGTGGCTGTTCAGCGATCTGGCCATCTGGATGGCCGGCTATGTCTCGGTGCCGCTTTACCCGACCCTGGCGCCCGACACCATCCGCCAGATTCTTGAGCACAGCGAGGCCCGCGCCTGCTTCATCGGCAAGCTCGATGGCTGGGAAGGCATGAAGCCCGGCGTGCCGGCCACCATGCCCTGCATCAGCTACCCGCTGTCGCCCGATGATGCCAAGAAGTCCTACGAGGGCTGGGATGCCATCTGCGCCCGCACGGCGCCGCTGCAAGGCGAGCCGGTGCGCGCGGCCGAAGACCTGGCCACCCTGATCTACACCTCGGGCACCACCGGCGCACCCAAGGGCGTGATGCACAGCTTTGGCAATTTCGCCTGGGCCATGAGCACCGCCCTCAAGCGCATCCCCATGGGCCCGGAGGATCGCCTGCTGTCCTACCTGCCCCTGGCCCATGTGGTCGAGCGCGTGCTGATCGAGCATGGCTGGCTGCGTACCGGCTTTGCGGTCTATTTCGCTGAAAGCCTGGACACCTTCACGCTCGATTTGCAACGTGCCCGTCCGACCATCTTCTTCTCGGTGCCGCGTCTGTGGGTGAAGTTCCAGCAAGGCATCCAGGCCAAGATGCCGCAGAAGAAGCTGGACCTGCTGCTCAGCCTGCCCCTGATTGGCGGTCTGGTGCGACGCAAGATCCTCAAAGCCCTGGGCCTGGACCAGGCACGCGTCTGCGCCGGCGGTGCTGCGCCCATGCCCGTGCCCTTGCTCGAGTGGTATCGCAAGCTCGGCCTGGCCATCTGCGAAGGCTATGGCATGACGGAGAACCTGGCCATTTCCCACATCACCGTACCCGGGCAAAACCAGATCGGCACCGTGGGCCCGGCCTTTGAAGGTGTGGAAGCCCGCCTCGACCCGGACAGCGGCGAGCTGCTGGTGCGCACCCCGGCCACCATGAGCGGCTACTACAAAGAAGCCGAGTTGACCCGCCAGGCCTTCACCGAAGACGGCTGGCTGCGCACCGGCGACAAAGGCCAGTTCGACGGCCGCGGCTGCTTGCGCATCACGGGCCGGGTCAAGGATTTGTTCAAGACCAGCAAGGGCAAATACGTGGCCCCCGCGCCGATCGAAGACCGCCTGGGTGCCCACCCGGCCGTGGAAGCCTGCGTGGTGACCGGCGCGAACATGGGCCAGCCCGTCGGCGTGGTGATGCTGTCGCAAAACGCGATCGAACACAGCGCCAACGAAACCGACCGGGCCGCCCTGGTGCAGTCGCTGAGCGAGCACCTGGCCTCCGTCAACAGCCAGCTCGATCCGCACGAGCAGCTGGACTGCCTGGTCGCCGTCAAGACGCCCTGGACGGTGGACAACGGCTTCATCACCCCCACCTTCAAGGTCAAGCGCAACCGCGTCGACGAGGTCTACGGTCCGCAACTGGAGAGCTGGGTGAACAAAAGGAAGAAGGTCGTCTTCGGCGACTGA
- a CDS encoding patatin-like phospholipase family protein translates to MSRTPSTPPPPPINLALQGGGSHGAFTWGVLDALLEDGRLSFEGISGTSAGAMNAVALAHGFAQARLHGHGDGRDAARESLAAFWDGVIAMGALGEAQRAPFGFLFGPVDEDSSPAAPWLDAMSALWTSTVSPYQVNPFDINPLRSFVASRIDFEALARPGLAPKVFVVATRVSNGKAEVFSGTRLSVDAVMASACLPTLFKAVEIDGQHYWDGGYSGNPAIHPLIYQCSGRDIVLVQINPIERETLPTSSAQILDRLNEISFNAALIAEMRAIDFVKRLLAEGKVDPTHYKDVLMHRIDGGETLEAFSASSKSSTRASLIHQLRDLGRSHAQDWLRQHFKDLGQRSSVDIKRDYLDDLRLPIRGG, encoded by the coding sequence ATGAGCCGAACGCCCAGCACACCGCCACCGCCTCCGATCAACCTCGCCCTGCAGGGCGGCGGTTCGCATGGTGCCTTCACCTGGGGTGTGCTGGACGCGCTGCTGGAGGACGGCCGGCTGAGCTTCGAAGGCATCAGCGGCACCAGCGCCGGCGCCATGAATGCCGTGGCCCTGGCGCACGGCTTTGCACAAGCGCGTTTGCACGGTCATGGCGATGGCCGCGATGCCGCCCGAGAATCGCTGGCCGCTTTCTGGGACGGCGTGATCGCCATGGGCGCCCTGGGCGAAGCCCAGCGCGCGCCCTTCGGCTTTCTCTTCGGCCCTGTGGACGAAGACAGCTCGCCCGCCGCCCCCTGGCTCGACGCCATGAGCGCGCTCTGGACCAGCACCGTCTCGCCCTACCAGGTCAACCCCTTTGACATCAACCCGCTGCGCAGCTTCGTGGCCAGCCGCATCGACTTCGAAGCCCTGGCCCGGCCTGGACTGGCCCCCAAGGTCTTTGTCGTCGCCACCCGCGTCAGCAACGGCAAGGCCGAGGTGTTCTCGGGCACCCGGCTCAGCGTCGATGCGGTGATGGCCTCGGCCTGCCTGCCCACCCTGTTCAAAGCCGTCGAGATTGACGGTCAGCATTACTGGGACGGTGGCTACTCGGGCAACCCGGCCATCCACCCGCTGATCTACCAATGCAGCGGCCGTGACATCGTGCTGGTGCAGATCAACCCGATCGAACGCGAAACCCTGCCCACCAGCAGCGCCCAGATCCTCGACCGGCTCAACGAGATCAGCTTCAACGCCGCCCTGATCGCCGAGATGCGCGCCATCGACTTCGTCAAGCGCCTGCTGGCCGAGGGCAAGGTGGACCCGACGCACTACAAAGATGTGCTGATGCACCGCATCGACGGCGGTGAAACGCTCGAAGCCTTCAGTGCCTCCAGCAAAAGCTCCACCCGCGCCAGCCTCATCCACCAGCTGCGTGACCTGGGCCGCAGCCACGCGCAAGACTGGCTGCGCCAGCATTTCAAAGACCTGGGCCAACGCAGCAGCGTCGACATCAAGCGCGACTACCTGGACGATCTGCGCCTGCCAATCCGTGGCGGCTGA
- a CDS encoding bifunctional enoyl-CoA hydratase/phosphate acetyltransferase, whose product MNNADTDLVENLTFDELQIGQSARLMRTLSAQDIAAFAAVSGDSNPAHLDSGEAGTPLMHEVVGHGMWSGALISALLGTQFPGAGTRYLDQSLHFIQPVRIGDTLSVSVTVTAKDRSRGAVDLTCELLNQRGDRVAQGLARVLAPTEKIRLPRRTRPEIHLFDPQARFQALLALGQGMPAVRCAVVHPCDEASLTGAVDAARQGLLEPVLIGPEARIRAVAEACGLDLGGLQIVHMAHSHAAAEHAAELAASGAVASLMKGSLHTDELIHAVLARKELRTGRRMSHVFRFDVPLYRKPLLITDAALNIRPSLDEKRDIVQNAIDFARILGVEQPHVALLSAVETVNANIPSTLDAAALCKMADRGQIRGGVLDGPLAFDNAISADAARIKGIASPVAGQADILAVPDLESGNMLAKQLEYLAGATGAGIVLGARVPIALTSRADGPMARASSALLVQLAAQAAAR is encoded by the coding sequence ATGAACAACGCCGACACCGACCTGGTCGAAAACCTGACCTTTGACGAACTGCAGATTGGCCAGAGCGCCCGCCTGATGCGCACGCTCAGCGCCCAGGACATCGCGGCCTTTGCCGCGGTCTCGGGCGACAGCAACCCCGCGCATCTGGACAGCGGCGAGGCCGGCACACCGCTGATGCATGAGGTGGTGGGTCATGGCATGTGGAGCGGCGCCTTGATCTCAGCCCTGCTGGGCACCCAGTTCCCGGGCGCCGGCACCCGCTACTTGGACCAGAGCCTGCACTTCATCCAGCCGGTGCGCATCGGCGACACCTTGAGCGTCAGCGTGACCGTGACGGCCAAGGACCGCAGCCGCGGCGCCGTGGACCTGACCTGCGAGCTGCTCAATCAGCGCGGCGATCGCGTAGCGCAAGGCCTGGCGCGCGTGCTGGCGCCCACCGAGAAGATTCGCCTGCCGCGCCGCACACGGCCCGAGATCCATCTCTTCGACCCGCAAGCGCGCTTCCAGGCCTTGCTGGCCCTGGGGCAGGGCATGCCAGCCGTGCGCTGCGCCGTGGTTCACCCCTGCGATGAGGCCTCGCTGACCGGCGCCGTCGATGCCGCGCGCCAGGGCCTGCTGGAGCCCGTGCTGATCGGCCCCGAAGCGCGCATCCGCGCCGTCGCCGAGGCCTGCGGGCTGGACCTGGGCGGCTTGCAGATCGTCCACATGGCCCACAGCCACGCTGCCGCCGAGCATGCGGCCGAGCTCGCCGCCAGCGGCGCCGTGGCCAGCCTGATGAAAGGCAGCCTGCACACCGACGAGCTGATCCACGCCGTGCTGGCGCGCAAGGAGCTGCGCACCGGGCGGCGCATGTCCCATGTGTTCCGCTTCGATGTGCCGCTCTACCGCAAGCCCCTGTTGATCACCGACGCCGCGCTCAACATCCGCCCCAGCCTGGACGAGAAACGCGACATCGTGCAAAACGCCATTGACTTCGCCCGCATCCTCGGCGTCGAACAGCCCCATGTGGCCCTGCTCTCGGCCGTGGAGACCGTCAACGCCAACATCCCCTCGACCCTGGACGCAGCTGCGCTGTGCAAGATGGCCGACCGCGGTCAGATCCGCGGCGGCGTGCTCGATGGCCCGCTGGCCTTTGACAACGCCATCTCGGCCGACGCGGCCCGCATCAAGGGCATTGCCTCGCCGGTGGCCGGCCAGGCCGACATCCTGGCCGTGCCCGACCTGGAGAGCGGCAATATGCTGGCCAAGCAGCTCGAATACCTGGCCGGTGCCACCGGAGCCGGCATCGTGCTCGGCGCCCGCGTGCCCATCGCCCTGACCAGCCGGGCCGACGGGCCCATGGCGCGGGCCTCCTCGGCCCTGCTGGTGCAGCTGGCGGCGCAGGCTGCGGCGCGCTGA
- the fabI gene encoding enoyl-ACP reductase FabI → MLKGKRGLVVGVANGDSIAFGCAAKLRAFGAEIALTYLNDKARPHVAPLAEALDARLLMPLDVSQPGQMQAVFEQLRETWGTLDFVIHSIAFAPRDDLHGRVIDCSQAGFLQAMQVSCHSFIEMARYAEPLMNPGGALITMSYHGADKVVDHYNLMGPVKAALQSSVRYLASELAERQVRVFAVSPGPLRTRAASGIDHFDALIDMAISRAPAHRLVDIAEVGRLVAFLVGGGASGMTGDTLYVDGGLHHMA, encoded by the coding sequence ATGCTCAAGGGCAAGCGCGGCCTGGTGGTCGGTGTGGCCAATGGTGACAGCATCGCTTTCGGCTGCGCCGCCAAGCTGCGCGCCTTTGGCGCCGAGATCGCACTCACCTACCTCAACGACAAGGCCCGCCCCCATGTCGCGCCCCTGGCCGAGGCCCTCGATGCACGCCTGCTGATGCCGCTGGACGTCAGCCAGCCTGGCCAGATGCAGGCCGTGTTCGAACAGCTGCGCGAGACCTGGGGAACGCTGGACTTCGTCATCCACTCCATCGCCTTTGCTCCGCGCGATGACCTGCACGGCCGAGTCATCGACTGCTCGCAGGCCGGCTTTCTGCAAGCCATGCAGGTGTCCTGCCATTCCTTCATCGAAATGGCGCGTTATGCCGAGCCCTTGATGAACCCCGGTGGCGCGCTGATCACCATGAGCTACCACGGCGCCGACAAGGTCGTGGACCACTACAACCTGATGGGCCCGGTCAAGGCCGCGCTTCAATCCAGCGTGCGCTACCTGGCCAGCGAGCTGGCCGAGCGCCAGGTCCGCGTCTTCGCCGTCTCGCCCGGCCCGCTGCGCACCCGCGCGGCGTCCGGCATTGATCATTTCGACGCGCTGATCGACATGGCCATCAGCCGCGCGCCGGCCCACCGCCTGGTCGACATCGCCGAAGTCGGCCGCCTGGTCGCCTTCTTGGTCGGCGGCGGAGCGTCGGGGATGACGGGGGACACGCTGTATGTGGATGGGGGGCTGCACCATATGGCGTGA
- a CDS encoding alpha/beta fold hydrolase translates to MSPKFSVSHAAQRHREELATWSRLTERLAQAQQRQTERMRHSHLARSQALWDQGLSLAQSFWAMALGGQLPQQAGSYAVDAAQRLCLTLDTLRERGNQDQAHEAAGTPPVLDYDYEEVVDGRQLPRPVNYRLLRITPPAGVEVKDWKRPYMIIDPRAGHGAGIGGFKHDSQVGVALRAGHPVYFVVFRQHPEPGQTLADVMRAEAGFIQAIRRLHPEAPKPVVVGNCQGGWATLVLAAANPEISGPLVINGAPVATWSGKLGENPMRYNGGLLGGALPALLMSDLGHGEFDGAHLVSNFEQLNPSRNFFGKYFDLYREVDTRRQSFLEFERWWGGFHFSNEAEIRWIVEQLFVGNRLSRGEAQLEPGRHLDLKAIRSPIIVFASRGDNITPPQQALNWIVDTYADEHEIRIRGQRILYMVHDKVGHLGIFVSSSIANKEHTEMASTLKTIESLPPGLYEMTIDAVQGEGHAEHFTVSFHERRLSDIVESEAHEGREQEHDFAAVARLSALGTDAYELALRPAVQALVTPQLAQLIRDAHPARISRRAFADSHNPAMKWLGQMTPQLQANRRPAAPDNPWLALEQLSAQGLMQGMDLLRDLRDAAYENSFLAIYGTPFMQWLGQPFARERIHKDPAELRYLPEVQAMLLGLDNGGYRSTVIRMLILLAESRGSVRRDRLERSAEVLTQREPFASLTPERRAAMIREQSVIIEFEPEAALAALPRLLPQREERVAALQVVEYILGDVREMEPRTVALLQRMRELFELAAPATSPAPQALTHAEEA, encoded by the coding sequence ATGAGCCCCAAATTCAGTGTCAGCCATGCCGCACAGCGCCACCGCGAGGAGCTGGCCACCTGGTCGCGCCTGACGGAACGTCTGGCCCAGGCGCAGCAGCGCCAGACCGAGCGCATGCGCCACAGCCATCTGGCGCGCAGCCAGGCGCTCTGGGATCAGGGCTTGAGCCTGGCCCAGTCCTTTTGGGCCATGGCCCTGGGTGGCCAGCTGCCGCAGCAGGCTGGCAGTTATGCGGTGGATGCGGCGCAGCGCCTGTGCCTGACCCTGGACACCCTGCGTGAGCGTGGCAACCAGGACCAGGCCCACGAGGCCGCCGGCACGCCGCCGGTGCTGGACTACGACTACGAGGAAGTGGTCGACGGCCGCCAGCTGCCGCGCCCGGTCAACTACCGCCTCTTGCGCATCACGCCACCGGCCGGTGTTGAGGTCAAGGACTGGAAGCGGCCCTACATGATCATCGACCCGCGCGCCGGCCATGGCGCCGGCATCGGCGGCTTCAAGCATGACAGCCAGGTGGGCGTCGCCTTGCGCGCAGGCCACCCGGTCTACTTCGTCGTCTTCCGCCAGCACCCCGAGCCGGGCCAGACCCTGGCCGATGTGATGCGCGCCGAGGCCGGCTTCATCCAGGCCATCCGCCGCCTGCACCCGGAGGCGCCCAAGCCGGTGGTGGTGGGCAACTGCCAGGGCGGCTGGGCCACCCTGGTGCTGGCGGCGGCCAACCCCGAGATCTCGGGGCCCCTGGTCATCAATGGCGCGCCGGTGGCCACCTGGTCGGGCAAGCTGGGCGAGAACCCCATGCGCTACAACGGCGGCCTGCTTGGCGGCGCCCTGCCGGCGCTGCTGATGTCGGACCTGGGCCATGGCGAGTTCGACGGCGCCCATCTGGTCTCCAACTTCGAGCAGCTCAACCCCAGCCGCAATTTCTTCGGCAAGTACTTTGACCTCTACCGCGAGGTGGACACGCGGCGCCAGAGCTTTCTGGAGTTCGAGCGCTGGTGGGGAGGTTTTCATTTCTCCAACGAGGCCGAAATCCGCTGGATCGTCGAGCAGCTCTTTGTTGGCAACCGCCTGTCGCGCGGCGAGGCCCAGCTGGAACCGGGCCGCCATCTGGACCTGAAGGCCATCCGCTCGCCCATCATCGTGTTCGCCAGCCGCGGCGACAACATCACGCCGCCGCAGCAGGCGCTGAACTGGATCGTCGACACCTATGCCGACGAGCACGAGATCCGCATCCGCGGCCAGCGTATCCTCTACATGGTCCACGACAAGGTCGGGCATCTGGGCATCTTTGTGTCTTCCTCGATCGCCAACAAAGAGCACACCGAGATGGCCTCGACGCTCAAGACCATCGAGTCCCTGCCGCCCGGTCTGTACGAGATGACCATCGATGCGGTGCAGGGCGAGGGCCATGCCGAGCATTTCACCGTCAGCTTCCACGAGCGCCGGCTCAGCGATATTGTCGAGAGCGAGGCCCACGAAGGGCGCGAGCAGGAGCACGACTTCGCCGCCGTGGCCCGCCTGTCCGCCCTGGGCACCGATGCCTACGAGCTGGCCCTGCGCCCCGCAGTGCAGGCCCTGGTCACGCCGCAGCTGGCCCAGCTGATCCGTGACGCCCATCCTGCACGCATCAGTCGCCGGGCCTTTGCCGACTCGCACAACCCGGCCATGAAGTGGCTGGGCCAGATGACGCCCCAGCTGCAGGCCAACCGCCGGCCAGCCGCGCCCGACAACCCCTGGCTGGCGCTGGAGCAGCTCTCGGCCCAGGGCCTGATGCAGGGCATGGACCTGCTGCGCGATCTGCGCGACGCGGCCTACGAGAACAGCTTTCTGGCGATCTACGGCACGCCCTTCATGCAGTGGCTGGGCCAGCCCTTCGCGCGCGAGCGCATCCACAAAGACCCGGCCGAGTTGCGCTACCTGCCCGAGGTGCAAGCCATGCTGCTGGGCCTGGACAACGGCGGCTACCGCAGCACGGTGATCCGCATGCTGATTCTGCTGGCCGAGTCGCGCGGCTCGGTGCGGCGCGACCGCCTGGAGCGCTCCGCCGAGGTGCTGACCCAGCGCGAGCCCTTTGCCTCGCTGACGCCCGAGCGGCGCGCGGCCATGATCCGCGAGCAGTCGGTCATCATCGAGTTTGAACCCGAGGCCGCGCTGGCGGCCCTGCCGCGCCTGCTGCCGCAGCGCGAGGAACGGGTGGCGGCCTTGCAGGTGGTTGAGTACATCCTCGGCGACGTCCGCGAGATGGAGCCCCGCACCGTCGCCCTGCTACAGCGCATGCGCGAGCTGTTTGAACTCGCCGCGCCCGCGACTTCTCCCGCGCCGCAAGCGCTCACCCATGCAGAGGAGGCCTGA
- a CDS encoding acetate/propionate family kinase, with protein MTMAATDLLLTLNAGSSSLKFALYGLSQALPLLAHGQVEGLGDEQRPRLHVSLADGERHTQSLAHQAGRPDHDTALDVLLALLQAQFPRRKVRAVSHRVVHGGPEFAQPVRLDAALLQALAAFSPLAPLHQPHNLAGVRAAQAAFPAAVQVACFDTAFHRSHPFVADTFALPRRFYEQGVRRYGFHGLSYEYIARRLREADPLRAQGRVVVAHLGNGASMCALLNGRSVASTMGFTALDGLPMGTRCGQLDPGVLLYLMSEQGMSAAEISELLYTNAGLKGLSGESHDVRVLEASGSAAAREALAYFVDRARRELAGMTSCLGGLDALVLTGGIGENAVGVRAALLRDLAWMGIHLDPEANRDNAAVISSPSSPVCVRVMPTDEERMLAEHALELLARDAGSTLPPELTCSLD; from the coding sequence ATGACTATGGCTGCGACCGATCTGCTCCTGACGCTGAATGCCGGCTCGTCTTCGCTCAAGTTCGCGCTCTACGGCCTGAGCCAGGCGCTGCCCTTGCTGGCACATGGCCAGGTGGAAGGCCTGGGTGATGAACAACGCCCCCGCCTGCATGTCAGCCTGGCCGATGGTGAGCGTCACACGCAGTCCCTGGCGCATCAGGCAGGTCGCCCCGACCATGACACCGCGCTTGATGTCTTGCTGGCGCTGCTGCAGGCGCAGTTCCCGCGGCGCAAGGTGCGCGCCGTCAGCCACCGCGTGGTGCATGGCGGGCCTGAGTTCGCGCAGCCGGTGCGTCTCGATGCGGCGCTGCTGCAGGCCTTGGCGGCCTTCTCGCCGCTGGCGCCTTTGCACCAGCCCCACAACCTGGCGGGCGTGCGCGCGGCGCAGGCGGCCTTTCCCGCCGCCGTGCAAGTGGCTTGCTTCGACACGGCCTTCCATCGCAGCCACCCGTTTGTGGCCGACACCTTTGCGCTGCCGCGCCGCTTCTACGAGCAAGGGGTGCGGCGCTACGGCTTTCACGGCCTGTCCTACGAGTACATCGCCCGGCGCCTGCGCGAAGCGGACCCGCTGCGGGCGCAAGGCCGGGTGGTGGTGGCGCATCTGGGCAATGGCGCGTCCATGTGCGCCTTGCTGAACGGCCGCTCGGTGGCCTCCACCATGGGATTCACCGCGCTCGATGGCCTGCCCATGGGCACGCGCTGCGGCCAGCTGGACCCCGGCGTGCTGCTGTACCTGATGAGCGAGCAGGGCATGAGCGCCGCCGAGATCAGCGAGCTGCTGTACACGAATGCAGGGCTCAAAGGCTTGTCCGGTGAATCGCACGATGTGCGGGTGCTGGAGGCCTCGGGCTCGGCCGCAGCGCGCGAAGCCCTGGCCTATTTTGTCGATCGCGCGCGGCGCGAGCTGGCCGGCATGACCTCGTGCCTGGGCGGACTGGACGCCCTGGTGCTGACCGGCGGCATTGGTGAGAACGCCGTGGGCGTGCGCGCTGCCCTGCTGCGCGATCTGGCCTGGATGGGCATCCATTTGGACCCCGAGGCCAACCGCGACAACGCCGCCGTGATCAGCAGCCCGAGCTCGCCCGTTTGCGTGCGGGTCATGCCCACCGACGAAGAACGCATGCTGGCCGAGCATGCGCTGGAACTGCTGGCCCGCGACGCCGGCTCCACCCTGCCTCCCGAACTCACCTGTTCCCTGGACTAG
- a CDS encoding 2TM domain-containing protein, with amino-acid sequence MNHSLPSSHIDASDAVDTPETRLLREARERVDAQMGFLGHLMVFLAVNAGLFLLSGLQQSYWSFFPLWGWGLGLAIHGLATLAKLHGPNLRQQLMARELARLRGEQRQA; translated from the coding sequence ATGAACCACAGCCTGCCTTCCTCCCATATCGACGCCAGCGACGCGGTCGACACCCCAGAGACTCGCTTGCTGCGCGAAGCCCGCGAGCGCGTCGATGCCCAGATGGGTTTCCTCGGCCACCTGATGGTGTTTCTGGCCGTCAACGCCGGCCTGTTCCTGCTCAGCGGCTTGCAGCAAAGCTACTGGAGCTTCTTCCCGCTCTGGGGTTGGGGCCTGGGTCTGGCCATCCACGGCCTGGCCACCTTGGCCAAGCTGCACGGCCCCAACCTGCGCCAGCAGCTGATGGCGCGCGAGCTGGCGCGGCTGCGCGGCGAGCAGCGCCAGGCCTGA
- a CDS encoding LysR family transcriptional regulator: protein MKIENTDELRLLLECARGGSLTAASKVMDITPAAASAMLKKLEARLGLRLVERSTRALRLTQAGEQLREHGQRALELLDEGLALALEADPVAAAGSRAAGADTPRLRGRIRVSAPSDLTRQLLLPLFDEFLARHPAVELQLSVSDSVLDLLKDEVDLALRYGQLPDSGLVARRLASAHRMAVASPAYLERHGRPRHPSELSQHACLSFKIRNRLERSWRFRPRGQEAATPLVVAVQGPRSCDDASIAHLWAIQGLGVIYKSALDVRLSLARGELVDLFPDWQGDHLPLHALMPSQRFLPQRVRALVEHLAQGLAAD from the coding sequence ATGAAAATTGAAAATACCGACGAGCTGCGCCTGCTGCTGGAATGTGCCCGGGGCGGCAGCCTGACGGCGGCCTCCAAGGTCATGGACATCACGCCGGCGGCGGCCAGCGCCATGCTCAAGAAGCTGGAGGCCCGCCTGGGTCTGCGTCTGGTGGAGCGCAGCACGCGGGCCCTGCGCCTGACTCAGGCCGGCGAGCAGTTGCGCGAGCATGGCCAGCGTGCGCTGGAGCTGCTGGACGAGGGCCTGGCGCTGGCGCTGGAGGCCGACCCGGTGGCCGCCGCCGGCAGCCGTGCCGCGGGCGCCGACACCCCGCGCCTGCGCGGCCGCATCCGCGTCTCGGCGCCCAGCGATCTGACCCGCCAGCTGCTGCTGCCCTTGTTCGACGAGTTTCTGGCACGCCATCCGGCGGTGGAGCTGCAGCTGAGCGTCAGCGATTCCGTGCTGGACCTGCTCAAGGACGAGGTCGATCTGGCCCTGCGCTACGGCCAGCTGCCCGACTCGGGCCTGGTGGCGCGCCGCCTGGCCTCGGCCCACCGCATGGCCGTGGCCAGCCCGGCCTATTTGGAGCGCCATGGCCGGCCCCGCCATCCGAGCGAGCTGAGCCAGCACGCCTGCCTGAGCTTCAAGATCCGCAACCGGCTGGAGCGTAGCTGGCGCTTTCGTCCGCGCGGGCAGGAGGCCGCCACGCCCCTGGTGGTGGCGGTGCAGGGCCCGCGCAGCTGCGATGACGCATCCATCGCCCATCTCTGGGCGATCCAGGGCCTGGGCGTGATCTACAAGAGCGCCCTCGATGTGCGCCTGAGCCTGGCCCGCGGTGAGCTGGTCGACCTCTTCCCCGACTGGCAGGGTGACCACCTGCCCCTGCACGCCCTCATGCCCAGCCAGCGCTTTCTGCCGCAGCGGGTGCGGGCGCTGGTGGAGCATCTGGCGCAGGGGCTGGCGGCGGACTGA